The DNA window GAACCAGCGACCCCCACGTCCCAAGCGTGGTGCGCTAAACCGAGCTGCGCTACTCCCCGAAGTTCTATGTGTATTAAAGAACATAATATAATATCAATATAGCAAAAGATGTCAAGAATAAGATTAGTGCATTTTAGGTTTAATTTGTTCTAAGTTGTCTACAAAATAACGGAACAATCTAACTGTTTTTTGAAAACAGTTTATAAATCGACTTATTGATTGTTAGTAGTTGAAAAAGGTGGTGGAGTTTCGGACAAGGCTTGTAAAATCGACATTCCAATTTTCGCACCGTGAAAATTAATACGTTCCAAATCGGATATATAGTCTAAATGGATTGTACTGGTGTCAATACTCTCCTTTAATCCGGCTCGCATTCGTTCCAAATGGCGATTATGAAGTTCCTGTAGTTTTTGATTACCAAAGTCTCTCCGGTTAACTGCCTTTTGTGCCAATTCTTTATCCCAAGTAGATAAACTGGCTAAAGATAATTTTATTGTTTCTAAGACACACTGGTGAAATTCAGCAAGTTCCTGTAATCCTTGTTCGGAAAATTGTAGACTGTAGTCAATCTTTTTCTTCGTGTATGCCATCAAGGATTTAGAGACAATATCGCCAATGTGTTCTAAATCGTCAACAATATATAATAAAGCGATATTTTTTTGAGATAATTCCGGCGTCATTTCAGAACTGGATAGTTTTGTAAGATAGTTGGTGATATTTTTTTCCAAAGTGTCAACTTTATCATCAGTAAGGGCGATTTCTTTGCGACCTTCTTTGTCGTTGTTAAGAAAAACATCAAGACTGCGTTTAACCATATCGTAAACAATATCTCCCATCCGAAGCACTTCGCGATGGGCTTGGGCTAATGCCATTGCCGGAGCGTCTAAAACCGTAGTATCTAAATATAAGGGAGTAATTTCATACTTTTCTCTTAATTTATCAGGCAGAAGTAGTTTTAGCAACTTCTCAAATGGTTTTAGAAATGGTAAGAATAAGATACAGGCAAAGATATTCACTAAAGTATGGGCATTCGCAATTTGACGGGGCAACGAACCGGATAAATGAGAAATAAGAGTGGTCAGTTGATTGATAAAAGGTAAAAGGAGTAAAACGATGATTAACTTGAATATCGTATGTCCTAATGCAACTCGGCGAGCCTCTAAACTTCCTTTAAGACTAGCAAAAAGCGGTGAAAAACTTGTTCCTAAGTTAGCACCCAAAATTATGGGTAAAGCAGATTTTAAGGTAATTAAACCACTGAAGGATAAACCGACGGCAATACCAATTGTGGCAGCTGAGGAATGGACTAAGAAAGTAAATATCATTGAAATAATGATTCCTAATAATGGATAATTACTAAACGCGACAAGAGCATTAATAAATCCAGGAAAATATTTTAAGGGACCAGAAACTTCAAAGACTAATTTGATAGCAAAAAAGACTAAACCAAATCCAAAAATGGCTTGACCAATGTCTTTGATTTTTTTATAAGAGTTCATCAGAAAAAAACCTGCAATAATAATGAAAAGTGCATAATCATATAATTTAAATGCTAAAATCTGGGCAGTGAAGGTTGTGCCAATATCAGCACCAAGAATTACCGCTAAAGCCTGAGATAATCCTATTAAACCAGTGCTGGCAAAACTAATTAGTAATACTGAAGTGGCAGTTGAAGATTGGAAAATCATTGTCACTAACATTCCAATGGAAACACCAAAGAAGCGATGTTTGGTGAGATTAAATACAATTTCGCGCAAAGTGCCACCAGCCAATCTTCTTAGACCTTTGCTACCATAATATAGCCCAAACAAAAAGAAACATAAGCCACCGGCTAAGCCAAAGATTACGGATAAATACCATCTTTGAGCAAGAGCAGTAACAGAAAAAATATAGTCAGCATCACCAGATTTGGCTAAAATTCGGTACTCACCAGGTG is part of the candidate division WOR-3 bacterium genome and encodes:
- a CDS encoding Na/Pi symporter, which gives rise to MKRLTQILLFSFCVLFFLATSFARALALPPQNIQLVKPVIGNEDLSGDNQVAEVFSYIKKPLVIQVLNANGIPLANQLVKFTVLAEPLENIYSNKRAQIIDSIVKTDKSGYAKTKLKLGGAPGEYRILAKSGDADYIFSVTALAQRWYLSVIFGLAGGLCFFLFGLYYGSKGLRRLAGGTLREIVFNLTKHRFFGVSIGMLVTMIFQSSTATSVLLISFASTGLIGLSQALAVILGADIGTTFTAQILAFKLYDYALFIIIAGFFLMNSYKKIKDIGQAIFGFGLVFFAIKLVFEVSGPLKYFPGFINALVAFSNYPLLGIIISMIFTFLVHSSAATIGIAVGLSFSGLITLKSALPIILGANLGTSFSPLFASLKGSLEARRVALGHTIFKLIIVLLLLPFINQLTTLISHLSGSLPRQIANAHTLVNIFACILFLPFLKPFEKLLKLLLPDKLREKYEITPLYLDTTVLDAPAMALAQAHREVLRMGDIVYDMVKRSLDVFLNNDKEGRKEIALTDDKVDTLEKNITNYLTKLSSSEMTPELSQKNIALLYIVDDLEHIGDIVSKSLMAYTKKKIDYSLQFSEQGLQELAEFHQCVLETIKLSLASLSTWDKELAQKAVNRRDFGNQKLQELHNRHLERMRAGLKESIDTSTIHLDYISDLERINFHGAKIGMSILQALSETPPPFSTTNNQ